The Streptomyces sp. Mut1 genome window below encodes:
- a CDS encoding DUF4253 domain-containing protein, which yields MATLPNALRSPADAGLELPPGTLVDTTIDETWHEPLLWYADGPATPGVWAELRTAGRPAGLLPVLVDGGRRAAWPEDWDLDPASTSYPGDHDAETVLTRAWEAHESDEPGLVDSDGAWPGLAPSPSEAGPDEPDALAAEIADQLTAPGSPMAGIRIALVPARRSADIPAAIGWSGPANHENDVARLSAVLRSWEDRYGARVLVLGFDTLVLSVSRPPTTLAEAEALAAEHFAFCPDNIQQSSLDTLRAYAETALLKQETWAFWWD from the coding sequence ATGGCGACGCTCCCGAATGCACTTCGTTCACCGGCCGATGCCGGGCTGGAACTCCCGCCCGGCACGCTCGTGGACACCACGATCGACGAGACCTGGCACGAACCCCTCCTCTGGTACGCGGACGGGCCCGCGACCCCCGGGGTCTGGGCCGAGCTGCGCACCGCCGGGCGGCCGGCCGGTCTGCTGCCGGTCCTGGTCGACGGCGGCAGGCGTGCCGCGTGGCCGGAGGACTGGGACCTGGACCCGGCGAGTACGTCGTATCCGGGCGATCATGACGCCGAGACCGTGCTGACCAGGGCATGGGAGGCGCACGAGAGCGACGAGCCGGGTCTCGTGGACTCGGACGGCGCGTGGCCGGGCCTGGCGCCGAGCCCGTCCGAGGCGGGACCGGACGAGCCGGACGCCCTCGCGGCCGAGATCGCGGACCAGCTGACCGCTCCGGGGAGCCCGATGGCGGGGATACGGATCGCGCTGGTCCCCGCGCGCCGCAGCGCGGACATACCGGCGGCGATCGGCTGGTCCGGCCCGGCGAATCATGAGAACGACGTGGCGAGGCTCAGCGCAGTGCTGCGCTCCTGGGAGGACCGGTACGGGGCCCGGGTCCTCGTGCTCGGGTTCGACACCCTGGTGCTCTCGGTGAGCCGCCCGCCCACGACGCTCGCCGAGGCGGAGGCGCTGGCGGCGGAGCACTTCGCGTTCTGCCCGGACAACATCCAGCAGTCCAGCCTCGACACGCTCCGCGCGTACGCGGAGACGGCGCTCCTCAAGCAGGAGACGTGGGCGTTCTGGTGGGACTGA
- a CDS encoding ATP-binding protein — protein MSDPRTAPDPPSPEAITEAVPPPAKAADARAAAAAFVESLDPPPSPSAVQDLLLLASELVTNAVRHAGAVTALAFGADEKALYVQVADPSPDRPRRRVPDMTGAAGGFGWPLVLKLARKVTVRNHMGQGKIISATMAR, from the coding sequence ATGAGTGACCCTCGCACAGCGCCTGACCCGCCTTCGCCCGAGGCCATTACCGAGGCCGTGCCCCCACCGGCGAAAGCGGCCGACGCCCGCGCGGCGGCCGCCGCGTTCGTGGAGTCGCTCGACCCTCCGCCCTCCCCCTCGGCCGTCCAGGACCTGCTGCTGCTCGCCTCGGAACTGGTCACGAACGCGGTACGCCACGCGGGAGCCGTCACGGCGCTGGCGTTCGGAGCGGACGAGAAGGCGCTGTACGTACAGGTCGCGGACCCCAGCCCGGACCGCCCGCGCCGGCGCGTCCCGGATATGACGGGCGCGGCCGGCGGTTTCGGCTGGCCGCTGGTCCTGAAATTGGCCAGGAAAGTCACCGTCCGGAACCACATGGGCCAGGGAAAGATCATCAGCGCGACAATGGCCCGCTGA
- a CDS encoding choice-of-anchor A family protein has translation MRIPTTAALAALGGALVLGLTVAPAAQATPAPADCTTDAFGVAGKYGEFVLGDDVHSPDAEGAVAVGGNADFRGGFSVANELSAAEVDALPGRASLVVRGDLLNGGSATVVMKGNAVVGGQVKDRAVELHNGSFSQKADLIDFDGEFAKLRSYSAALAGESATAGTEVRLDGDRLTLTGTDSGRNVFSVPADRLEKAKEVFIKVPAGATTIVNVSGQEYDMATARTTGFFLSGGQDFVLDDKLQSASGGAVRAKLLWSFPDATKVVKNSQAAWPGSVLAPHAHLELGTAAPVNGSVWVASLHGSGGAETHHFPFTGCLPEVPGTETPSPSTTPSGTPGTTPPATGTPSASVTPPSGSATPSDTPSGSATPGAPAPSASPSQPGEGDLATTGSSNMIPITIGGAAVVAAGAGLVVMARRRKRA, from the coding sequence ATGCGCATACCCACCACTGCCGCCCTCGCGGCGCTCGGCGGTGCCCTCGTCCTCGGGCTCACCGTCGCTCCGGCCGCCCAGGCCACCCCCGCCCCGGCGGACTGCACCACGGACGCCTTCGGGGTCGCCGGCAAGTACGGCGAGTTCGTCCTCGGGGACGACGTCCACTCGCCCGACGCGGAGGGCGCGGTGGCCGTCGGCGGCAACGCGGACTTCCGGGGCGGGTTCAGCGTGGCCAACGAGCTGTCGGCCGCCGAGGTCGACGCGCTGCCCGGCCGGGCGTCGCTCGTCGTGCGCGGTGACCTGCTCAACGGCGGTTCCGCGACCGTCGTGATGAAGGGCAACGCGGTGGTCGGCGGCCAGGTCAAGGACCGTGCCGTCGAGCTGCACAACGGCAGCTTCAGCCAGAAGGCCGACCTGATCGACTTCGACGGCGAGTTCGCCAAGCTGCGGTCCTACTCCGCGGCGCTGGCCGGGGAGTCCGCGACCGCGGGCACCGAGGTGCGGCTCGACGGCGACCGGCTGACGCTGACCGGCACGGACAGCGGACGCAACGTCTTCTCCGTACCGGCGGACCGGCTGGAGAAGGCGAAGGAGGTCTTCATCAAGGTCCCGGCCGGGGCGACGACGATCGTCAACGTCAGCGGCCAGGAGTACGACATGGCGACGGCCCGCACGACGGGCTTCTTCCTCTCGGGCGGACAGGACTTCGTCCTGGACGACAAGCTCCAGAGCGCGTCCGGCGGCGCGGTCCGGGCCAAGCTCCTGTGGAGCTTCCCGGACGCCACGAAGGTCGTCAAGAACAGCCAGGCCGCCTGGCCGGGCAGCGTGCTCGCGCCCCACGCCCACCTGGAGCTGGGCACGGCCGCGCCGGTCAACGGCTCGGTGTGGGTGGCCTCGCTGCACGGCTCGGGCGGTGCGGAGACGCACCACTTCCCGTTCACGGGCTGCCTGCCCGAGGTTCCCGGTACGGAGACCCCGTCGCCCAGCACGACCCCGAGCGGTACGCCCGGGACGACGCCCCCGGCGACCGGCACGCCGTCGGCCTCGGTGACCCCGCCGTCCGGCAGCGCCACCCCGTCCGACACCCCGTCGGGCTCCGCGACGCCGGGCGCCCCGGCCCCGTCCGCCAGCCCCTCGCAGCCGGGTGAGGGCGACCTGGCGACGACCGGCAGCAGCAACATGATCCCGATCACCATCGGCGGCGCCGCAGTCGTCGCCGCGGGTGCGGGCCTGGTCGTCATGGCCCGCCGCCGCAAGCGCGCCTGA
- a CDS encoding DUF397 domain-containing protein encodes MSTARKWFKSSYSGDEGGQCLEVAYDWFKSSYSGSEGGACLEVAYNWVKSSHSGSEGGQCVEVAAHPTAVHVRDSKNLEGPVFTVAPAAWAAFTGHVGR; translated from the coding sequence ATGAGCACCGCACGTAAGTGGTTCAAGTCCAGCTACAGCGGCGACGAAGGCGGGCAGTGCCTCGAAGTCGCCTACGACTGGTTCAAGTCGAGTTACAGCGGCAGCGAAGGCGGCGCCTGCCTCGAAGTCGCTTACAACTGGGTCAAGTCCAGCCACAGCGGCAGCGAGGGCGGCCAGTGCGTCGAGGTCGCCGCGCACCCCACCGCCGTGCACGTACGTGACTCCAAGAACCTGGAGGGCCCCGTCTTCACCGTCGCGCCCGCCGCCTGGGCCGCGTTCACCGGGCATGTGGGGCGCTGA
- a CDS encoding MarR family transcriptional regulator codes for MAQSGYGKRAVPAQHPARPDDFASLPLRERYIAAFVERLPEGAVMSVKALAKQIPLYGQQAVASAMTALSVAGHLRRVRCALVDGQGQVRWVFRTFWSRTAHDNEWWAEFLGSLTVVAPEVESVVAAPAPAPAPVEAPAASAVPAQRVADPEEGGRSTAYLALAELGRVDTRLALSHAHCVALEPLAEQWFARGVDVGYFVRTLTAGLPASVEAPFGFVRRRLGDKLPPVYRPAPERAGGVTHPAKVECVECGVPGPVDALPDGLCRGCREPAGADPQADPSGPRVRDRIAALRDLVKSS; via the coding sequence ATGGCCCAGTCCGGCTACGGCAAGCGTGCCGTGCCCGCTCAACATCCGGCCCGCCCCGATGACTTCGCCTCGCTGCCGCTGCGCGAGCGCTACATCGCCGCCTTCGTCGAGCGGCTGCCCGAAGGGGCCGTGATGAGCGTCAAGGCTCTCGCCAAGCAGATCCCGCTGTACGGGCAGCAGGCCGTGGCCTCCGCGATGACCGCGCTCTCCGTGGCCGGGCATCTGCGGCGCGTGCGGTGCGCCTTGGTGGACGGGCAGGGCCAAGTGCGGTGGGTTTTCCGGACGTTCTGGTCGCGGACCGCCCACGACAACGAGTGGTGGGCGGAGTTTCTGGGCTCGTTGACGGTGGTCGCGCCGGAGGTCGAGTCCGTGGTCGCGGCGCCCGCACCCGCACCGGCGCCTGTGGAGGCTCCGGCCGCTTCCGCCGTGCCCGCGCAGCGCGTCGCCGATCCGGAGGAGGGCGGGCGCTCGACCGCGTACCTCGCCCTGGCCGAACTCGGGCGTGTCGATACGCGGCTCGCGCTCTCCCATGCCCACTGCGTCGCCCTGGAACCCCTCGCCGAGCAGTGGTTCGCCCGTGGCGTGGACGTCGGCTACTTCGTCCGTACGCTCACCGCCGGGCTGCCCGCCTCGGTGGAGGCGCCCTTCGGGTTCGTCCGCCGTCGCCTGGGCGACAAGCTTCCGCCCGTCTACCGCCCCGCCCCGGAGCGGGCCGGTGGCGTCACGCATCCGGCCAAGGTGGAGTGCGTGGAGTGCGGCGTCCCGGGGCCGGTCGACGCGCTGCCGGACGGGCTGTGCCGGGGCTGCCGGGAGCCCGCCGGGGCCGACCCGCAGGCCGATCCGTCCGGCCCCCGGGTCCGCGACCGGATCGCGGCCCTCAGGGATCTCGTGAAGTCGTCCTGA
- the argS gene encoding arginine--tRNA ligase gives MASVNSLASTLQQQLADALTAALPEAGTADPLLRRSDRADFQANGILALAKKLKGNPRELADRVTAALPASELIKDIEVSGPGFLNVTLADRAITETLAARAADGDRLGIPANDAAGTTVIDYAQPNVAKEMHVGHLRSAVIGDAMVRILEFTGESVVRRHHIGDWGTQFGMLIQYLTEHPDQLDHEGGKKDGEAAMSSLNRLYKASRALFDSDEEFKARSRDRVVALQAGDAETLAMWQRFVDESKIYFYSVFDKLDMEISDPDIVGESGYNDMLEETCRILEETGVAVRSEGALCVFFDDVLGPDGNKVPLIVKKTNGGYGYAATDLSAIRDRVRNLKADTLLYVVDARQSLHFKMVFETARRAGWLNDDVKAHQLAFGTVLGKDGKPFKTREGVTVRLEDLLDEAVERATAVVREKAEKVGLSEDEIVENGRYVGVGAVKYADLSTSAVRDYKFDLDQMVSLNGDTSVYLQYAYARIRSILRRAGDAKPVAHPELELAPAERALGLHLDQFGEALAEVAANYEPHKLAAYLYQLASHFTTFYDQCHVLSEDNPAEVVENRLFLCDLTARTLHKGMALLGIRTPERL, from the coding sequence ATGGCCTCGGTCAATTCCCTCGCTTCCACGCTCCAGCAGCAGCTGGCGGACGCCCTGACGGCAGCACTGCCGGAGGCCGGCACCGCGGACCCGCTGCTGCGCCGAAGCGACCGGGCCGACTTCCAGGCCAACGGCATCCTGGCGCTCGCCAAGAAGCTCAAGGGCAATCCGCGCGAGCTGGCCGACCGGGTCACGGCCGCCCTCCCGGCCTCCGAGCTGATCAAGGACATCGAGGTCTCCGGCCCCGGCTTCCTGAACGTCACGCTCGCCGACCGGGCGATCACCGAGACCCTCGCGGCGCGCGCCGCCGACGGCGACCGGCTCGGCATCCCGGCGAACGACGCGGCGGGCACCACGGTCATCGACTACGCCCAGCCGAACGTGGCCAAGGAGATGCACGTGGGCCACCTGCGGTCCGCCGTGATCGGTGACGCGATGGTGCGGATCCTGGAGTTCACCGGCGAGTCCGTGGTCCGGCGCCACCACATCGGTGACTGGGGCACCCAGTTCGGCATGCTCATCCAGTACCTCACCGAGCACCCGGACCAGCTGGACCACGAGGGCGGCAAGAAGGACGGCGAGGCCGCCATGTCCTCGCTCAACCGGCTCTACAAGGCGTCCAGGGCCCTGTTCGACTCGGACGAGGAGTTCAAGGCCCGCTCCCGGGACCGGGTGGTCGCCCTCCAGGCCGGGGACGCGGAGACGCTGGCCATGTGGCAGCGGTTCGTGGACGAGTCGAAGATCTACTTCTACTCGGTCTTCGACAAGCTCGACATGGAGATCAGCGACCCCGACATCGTCGGCGAGTCCGGGTACAACGACATGCTGGAGGAGACCTGCCGCATCCTGGAGGAGACGGGCGTCGCCGTCCGCTCCGAGGGTGCGCTCTGCGTCTTCTTCGACGACGTGCTGGGCCCCGACGGCAACAAGGTCCCGCTGATCGTCAAGAAGACCAACGGCGGCTACGGCTACGCGGCGACCGACCTCTCCGCGATCCGCGACCGGGTGCGGAACCTCAAGGCGGACACCCTGCTGTACGTGGTGGACGCGCGGCAGTCGCTGCACTTCAAGATGGTCTTCGAGACGGCCCGCCGGGCCGGCTGGCTGAACGACGACGTGAAGGCGCACCAGCTCGCGTTCGGCACGGTGCTCGGCAAGGACGGCAAGCCGTTCAAGACCCGTGAGGGCGTCACGGTCCGGCTGGAGGACCTGCTGGACGAGGCGGTCGAGCGGGCGACGGCCGTGGTCCGGGAGAAGGCCGAGAAGGTGGGCCTGTCCGAGGACGAGATCGTGGAGAACGGCCGGTACGTCGGCGTGGGCGCCGTGAAGTACGCGGACCTGTCGACCTCCGCCGTGCGGGACTACAAGTTCGACCTGGACCAGATGGTGTCGCTGAACGGCGACACGTCGGTGTACCTCCAGTACGCGTACGCGCGCATCCGGTCGATCCTGCGCAGGGCGGGCGACGCGAAGCCGGTCGCGCACCCGGAGCTGGAGCTGGCCCCGGCCGAGCGGGCGCTCGGCCTGCACCTGGACCAGTTCGGCGAGGCGCTGGCCGAGGTCGCCGCGAACTACGAGCCGCACAAGCTGGCCGCGTACCTCTACCAACTGGCGTCGCACTTCACGACGTTCTACGACCAGTGCCACGTCCTGAGCGAGGACAACCCGGCCGAGGTCGTGGAGAACCGGCTGTTCCTCTGCGACCTCACCGCCCGCACCCTGCACAAGGGCATGGCGCTGCTCGGCATCCGGACGCCCGAGCGGCTCTGA
- a CDS encoding helix-turn-helix domain-containing protein: MQKNNRLRKDATAKKLVGALVARFRRASGLTQHQLADEANVQPETIASIEQGRRNLVPALARVLDAILDTKGALITALEHLPETDLIPVWAEEYMDLEQEALSLSWYDNQLLPGLLQTEAYARAVFRNRVPVFSEEQIADQTANRLKRQEIMHRDNPPTISFVIWEPAVRLQLLSGEEHMEQLRHLRRCADLPGVCIQILPLSHRMHAGLDGPFILLETPDFQRVAYSETQRGSLLVSNPDEVSILAQKYAMLRAQALTPEETRALLDRLLGE; encoded by the coding sequence ATGCAAAAGAACAACCGCCTGCGCAAAGACGCGACGGCCAAGAAGCTCGTGGGCGCGCTGGTCGCCCGGTTCCGTCGGGCGAGCGGCCTGACTCAGCATCAACTCGCTGACGAGGCCAACGTCCAGCCGGAAACCATCGCCTCCATCGAGCAGGGCCGCCGGAACCTGGTTCCCGCGCTGGCCCGTGTCCTGGACGCCATCCTGGACACCAAGGGGGCGCTCATCACGGCGCTGGAACACCTGCCGGAGACCGACCTGATCCCGGTCTGGGCCGAGGAGTACATGGACCTGGAGCAGGAGGCGCTGTCCCTGTCCTGGTACGACAACCAGCTGCTGCCGGGCCTGCTCCAGACCGAGGCGTACGCCCGCGCGGTCTTCCGCAACCGCGTCCCCGTCTTCAGCGAGGAGCAGATCGCGGACCAGACCGCGAACCGGCTGAAGCGCCAGGAGATCATGCACCGCGACAACCCGCCGACGATCAGCTTCGTGATCTGGGAGCCTGCGGTAAGGCTGCAACTCCTCAGCGGCGAGGAGCACATGGAGCAGCTGCGCCATCTCCGCCGCTGCGCCGACCTCCCGGGCGTCTGCATCCAGATCCTGCCCCTGAGCCATCGCATGCACGCCGGTCTGGACGGCCCCTTCATCCTGTTGGAAACCCCGGACTTCCAACGCGTCGCGTACTCCGAAACACAGCGCGGCAGCCTGCTCGTCTCCAACCCCGACGAGGTCAGCATCCTCGCGCAGAAATATGCGATGCTGCGAGCCCAGGCCCTCACCCCGGAAGAGACGAGGGCCCTGTTGGACCGTCTGCTGGGAGAGTAA